One Haliaeetus albicilla chromosome 11, bHalAlb1.1, whole genome shotgun sequence genomic window carries:
- the LOC104320973 gene encoding bone morphogenetic protein 6 gives MARARRGRPPPGEAAIGAERPCPALRALASPPSAVAGRGPRRAAAASAQRGHSREAARGSRGGLGLPEPAPPAMAARRLRLGLGLGLRLRLGLRLGLAWLLSLPAASGLPLAPGPPLAPGPRDEVLAAALQRLREVFDIEELPPDVLPRRKPPQFMVDLFNRVADANGITRAPGLLEGDVVRSFEDRGGPGALPGPGGGGGGRAERRIPRSRAAPAFPGRGGRPPCPRRSPFTCCGAPSSTSCLASCACPADLSRAGSCCGRRGAAAYFAGSWVVAKEGSLPVHVDQYRFYFDVSAMEKGEQMLKAEFRVFKLKRTHVSGRSDVKHFCKVEVHELLESGSKPQKKNLIASRLLSLYTEGWEVFNVTQTVSKWVGNSKSNHGFLITTTHVFNNRIEHNLVKFAKSQGTLQESRNALLVLFTNSNKRRSSSFVPSSTNMNPAKNDASRMPHETEIIESSSGSISRRPRAAAIPSAKSQVAACHRRELYVDFRAIGWSGWIIYPSGYNAFYCRGSCLFPLGEGLNATNHATVQSIVHTLKLSQDVSTPCCVPDELKSLSLLYFDDKENVVLKNYKDMVATRCGCH, from the exons ATGGCCCGGGCGAGgcgcggccgcccgcccccggggGAAGCGGCCATCGGGGCTGAGCGCCCTTGCCCCGCGCTCCGCGCACTCGCCTCGCCGCCCTCAGCTGTGGCGGGCCGGGGGCCGCGGAGGGCCGCTGCCGCCTCAGCCCAGCGCGGTCACAGCCGCGAAGCGGCGCGGGGCAGCCGAGGCGGCCTCGGCCTTCCCGAGCCAGCGCCGCCGGCCATGGCGGCCCGCCGGCTgcggctggggctggggctggggctgcggcTGCGGCTGGGGCTGCGGCTGGGGCTGGCCTGGCTGCTGAGCCTGCCGGCGGCGAGCGGCCTGCCCCtggcccccggcccgcccctGGCCCCCGGCCCGCGGGACGAGGTCCTGGCGGCGGCCTTGCAGCGGCTGCGGGAGGTCTTCGACATCGAGGAGCTGCCGCCCGACGTCCTGCCCCGCAGGAAGCCGCCCCAGTTCATGGTGGATCTCTTCAACAGGGTGGCCGACGCCAACGGCATCACCCGCGCCCCGGGGCTGCTGGAGGGCGACGTGGTGCGCAGCTTCGAGGACCGAGGTGGGCCGGGGGCcctgccggggccggggggcggcggcgggggccgagCCGAGAGGCGAATTCCCCGCAGCAGAGCAGCGCCGGCGTTtcccgggcggggcgggcggcctcCGTGCCCGCGCCGGAGCCCCTTCACCTGCTGCGGAGCCCCTTCCTCCACCTCCTGCTTGGCGTCGTGTGCGTGTCCCGCAGATttgagcagagctggcagctgctgtggAAGACGCGGGGCTGCAGCTTATTTTGCGGGGTCTTGGGTTGTTGCTAAAGAAGGCTCTCTTCCAGTTCACGTGGACCAGTACCGCTTCTACTTCGACGTCAGCGCCATGGAGAAGGGCGAGCAGATGCTGAAAGCCGAGTTCAGGGTCTTCAAGCTGAAGAGGACCCATGTGTCTGGAAGGTCTGACGTGAAACACTTTTGCAAA GTGGAAGTGCATGAGCTCTTGGAGAGTGGAAgtaagccacaaaaaaaaaatctcattgcATCAAGATTATTGTCCCTGTACACAGAAGGCTGGGAAGTATTCAACGTCACACAGACA GTTTCCAAGTGGGTTGGAAACAGCAAGTCCAACCATGGCTTTTTGATAACTACAACACATGTATTCAACAATAGAATTGAGCACAACCTGGTTAAGTTTGCCAAGAGCCAGGGCACTTTGCAGGAGAGTAGAAATGCTCTCCTTGTCCTCTTCACCAACAGTAACAAACGGAGGTCTTCCAGCTTTGTACCCTCTTCCACAA ATATGAACCCTGCCAAAAACGATGCTTCACGCATGCCTCATGAAACTGAGATCATCGAAAGCAGCAGTGGAAGCATCAGCAGGAGACCTCGAGCTGCTGCAATCCCTTCTGCCAAAAGCCAGGTAGCAGCATGTCATCGAAGGGAACTCTATGTTGACTTCCGTGCTATTGGCTGGTCAGGGTGGATTATCTACCCAAGTGGATACAATGCATTTTATTGCAGAGGATCCTGTCTTTTCCCCTTGGGGGAAGGTTTAAATGCAACAAACCATGCTACAGTTCAGTCCATAGTCCATACACTTAAACTGTCTCAAGATGTCAGCACGCCCTGCTGTGTGCCAGATGAATTGAAGTCCCTCAGTCTTCTCTACTTTGATGACAAAGAGAATGTGGTCcttaaaaattacaaagacaTGGTGGCAACCAGGTGTGGTTGTCATTAA